In one Trichosurus vulpecula isolate mTriVul1 chromosome 8, mTriVul1.pri, whole genome shotgun sequence genomic region, the following are encoded:
- the ECD gene encoding protein ecdysoneless homolog, with protein MEGNMKLSVAEDAVEYHLFLLPEEPREPEKRKEVLQKYIAAITTQYAPLLVSYIWQNQPFNLRYKPAKGSIPAHIVGITKFGDNIEDEWFIVYLIKQITKKFPELVARIEDNDGEFLLIEAAEFLPKWLDPDNSTNRVFFHCGELCIIPAPRKAGEISWLPAAPPTISQALSIITRHPEKIVASESIQAAVNRRIKGYPEKIQTSFHRAHCFLPAAAVAILKQRPQLIAAAVQAFYLRDPIDLRACRTFKMFLPETRIMASLTFTKCLYAQLVQQRFVPDRRSGYSLPPQSHPQYRAHELGMKLAHGFEILCAKASPLPDFKKSLMKNSSLWNGFLDSLKQNDFFEGEIEGSAKYLQKLCVAENYFQQSMDGPANFLDISPGEEILTLLQTMPSDLEELKKEDANLPLEDDDHWLYLSPDQLDQILQETTGKDEPGLIPTPKGEEEQNYDLTKVTESVKAFMSKVSTHKGAELPREPSEAPITFDADSFLNYFDKILGPDSGESDSDDLDGDDLDEDSECLDSDDEVDLGTQGPEGKASTKETLESIKSLMAQMDQELAHTSIGKSFTTWKQMDNLTKEPSQTLGSDSDNDEASADGPVLEPVDVDLNLVSNILESYHSQAGLAGPASNLLQSMGVQLPDDVDHRHPSM; from the exons ATGGAGGGGAACATGAAGCTGTCGGTGGCAGAAGATGCAGTGGAGTATCATCTGTTTTTGTTACCAGAAGAACCTAGAGAACCAGAAAAACGCAAGGAGGTCCTTCAGAAGTATATTGCAGCAATAACGACCCAGTATGCACCTCTGCTGGTTTCCTATATCTGGCAAAATCAGCCTTTTAATCTCAGATACAAACCTGCTAAAG GCAGCATTCCTGCTCACATCGTTGGCATAACTAAATTTGGGGATAACATTGAGGATGAGTGGTTTATTGTTTACCTAATAAAGCAGATTACGAAGAAGTTTCCTGAGTTAGTAGCAAG GATTGAAGACAACGATGGTGAATTCTTGCTAATAGAAGCTGCTGAATTTCTCCCTAAATGGTTGGATCCTGATAATAGCACCAACAGA GTGTTTTTTCACTGTGGAGAGCTGTGCATTATTCCAGCACCCCGGAAAGCTGGGGAAATATCCTGGTTACCTGCTGCACCTCCCACAATCAGTCAGGCATTGTCGATCATCACCAGGCACCCTGAAAAAATTGTCGCCTCAGAATCTATCCAGGCAGCAGTAAACAGGAGAATCAAAGG GTACCCAGAAAAAATCCAAACATCTTTTCATCGAGCTCACTGCTTCCTCCCAGCTGCTGCTGTGGCAATTTTGAAGCAACGTCCTCAGCTGATAGCCGCAGCTGTCCAGGCCTTTTACTTACGGGATCCTATTGACCTTCGAGCCTGCCGAACTTTCAAAATGTTCTTGCCAGAAACACGTATAATGGCTTCG CTCACGTTCACAAAGTGTTTGTACGCGCAGTTGGTACAACAGAGGTTTGTGCCAGACCGCCGAAGCGGGTATAGCCTGCCTCCCCAGTCCCACCCCCAGTACCGAGCACATGAACTGGGCATGAAACTG GCTCATGGCTTTGAGATTTTGTGCGCTAAAGCGAGtccacttcctgacttcaagaagtCTCTCATGAAGAACAGCTCTCTCTGGAATGGCTTTCTTGACAGTCTGAAACAGAATGACTTTTTTGAG ggagagatagaaggctCTGCTAAGTACCTGCAGAAACTATGCGTGGCAGAGAACTACTTTCAGCAATCTATGGATGGGCCAGCAAA CTTTCTTGACATAAGCCCAGGGGAGGAAATCTTAACTTTATTACAAACGATGCCTTCTGATCTGGAGGAGCTTAAGAAAGAAGATGCTAATCTCCCCTTAGAGGATG ATGATCACTGGCTGTATCTTTCACCGGATCAGCTGGACCAGATTCTGCAGGAAACAACTGGTAAAGATGAACCAGGGCTCATTCCCACTCccaaaggggaggaggagcagaacTATGACCTAACCAAAGTCACAGAGAGTGTGAAGGCCTTTATGTCCAAAGTCTCCACTCACAAGGGAGCAGAACTGCCTAG GGAGCCATCTGAGGCACCTATCACCTTTGATGCAGATTCTTTCCTCAATTACTTTGACAAGATTTTGG GGCCAGATTCTGGAGAGTCAGACTCTGATGACTTAGATGGTGATGATCTGGATGAGGACTCTGAATGCCTAGACAGCGATGATGAGGTAGACCTTGGAACCCAGGGCCCTGAGGGAAAGGCCTCTACAAAAGAAACTCTAGAGAGTATCAAATCGTTAATGGCGCAGATGGATCAGGAACTAGCACATACTAGCATCGGGAAAAGCTTCACCACCTGGAAACAGATG GACAACTTGACAAAGGAACCGTCTCAGACCCTTGGCAGTGATTCCGATAATGATGAAGCTTCGGCAGATGGTCCTGTTCTGGAACCTGTGGATGTGGATCTGAACTTGGTCTCAAATATCTTGGAATCCTATCATTCCCAAGCTGGACTGGCAGGCCCCGCTTCTAACCTTCTACAGAGTATGGGTGTGCAGCTCCCTGATGACGTAGATCACCGACATCCTAGCATGTAA